The following is a genomic window from Drosophila busckii strain San Diego stock center, stock number 13000-0081.31 chromosome 2L, ASM1175060v1, whole genome shotgun sequence.
ATtggtattttgtatttaaaatatacaaataaaatcacTTAATATCTTCAGAAGTAgcaatttcattaataatGAAATGTAGAAATGTcgcaataatataaatatgtctttttatatgttgttatatttttttcttgcttatttttggtattttgtatttaaaatatacaaataataatcaCTTAAGATCTTCAGACAGCCTTTCATCAATAGAAATGTTGAAATGtcgcaataaattaaatatttcttacttatttatttttaatactttttttgttattgtattgtttgtttatttgtttatagtgcTGGCCTAGCTATGCCTACCGAATTGAGATAATGAGCGTCTAAGCTCGATTTGttgataacaacaactaacCAAAACactatgaatttatttttttgttgtgaaaATTACCTAAACACGTGTTTGAAAAACATCTTGAAGTAAgatattttataaatcaaCTTTTTGAATTTGCCATTGCCAAAGCTTTCAatacacaattttaatttcacagCTGGCAGCTTCACTTTAAGTAAAGCAAACTATTCTTAGACTGTCAAATAATGTTAACTACGCAACTAgactaaataaatatctaGCTATAGCATGATtaagattaaataaataactacgtcatatttatatattagcaCAGTTGTTAagctacatttattaaaaaaaaacaaatgcgtgCTAAAATTGTTAACCAGGTTAAGCTGCTACTAATTCATTTGATATGCTCAAATCAAATGTTGGCAATTGGCAGTTGTAATATTTAGTTAAGCGTTTGTAATAATTTGCAACTCAATGGatcaaaagtttatatttctattgctgctggcatttgtgTTGGAAAGTGAAGCGCAAATGAAAACCGATTGTGATTGTGTGCATTTGATTTTCCCATTTTGTGGCACGAATGGCTTGAGCTATGACAATCCTTGTGAATTAGATTGCGCCATTAGGCGAGCCATGTCTAAAGGTCGAAGTTTGGCCAAAGCGCACGTTGGTCAATGTCGTTTACTAGAGAAGAGAAGAAAATAGTGTGGCACAACTAATTGGCAACTGCAtggctattaaataaattataaataaatagttaatttataacaaagtaatgtttagtttgttgcttttactttgaCATGCGTGTGCTACTAactttaaacataatttgccTGCTTTGCTCGCTGGCGCATGCAAATTCTTTGATTtcgaaattgaattgtaaatgcagtaatattatatttcccatatgtggcagcaacaaaatcagcTATGACAATATGTGCGAGTTCCAGTGCGCTATTGATAATGCCAAGCAAAAGGGACGAGTCTTGGAGAAGGCGCACAATGGTCCTTGTCGCATAATGGaagattataaataataaatcgcacaattgtttaataaaaagtttattgttttaattgatgTAACCGCaactaatataatattaaataaaattcagttgcaaattaattattcagTTCTTAATTGTTAAGTTctgatatttaaatttaaaaataatataaataaatttctaaatagCTTATAAACTCAGACTAAGTcgtttaaaagtttttatctTAGAAATGTTCtagctgtttttattatacataatttttgttgtttattttataaacttaaatcatttttaaaataaataaaatatttattttatttgactgtcatttaaatttctttttattttttgctttaattttttgttatttatttatttaaagcattttatttgtaatagcACAAATTcgatttcaataataaattaaatttttgtagtgtataaaaatatttaatttaagtttaaattctttttgtttataataaatttgctcaTCAGCTCttcgcttttgctgcttggaGTGCTTTGCCCATCTGATTTATAGCAGTAGATAAAGCCAGTTAGAGTAGGCGCGTTATCAACTGCGTTGCTTTGGCTGATAAACACACCACATATTGAATATAAAcgaaacattttattaatgaaaGCGTTGAGtcataagttttattttatatattttaacttataacttttgtagctgctgcagttaGTCGCAATTGCCGGATCTGAGCAACTCCAAGGTGCGTCCCTTGCGCTCCATGTTACGTTGATTGCAATTGAAGGTGCATAGATTGGGATAGCTGTGCAAATCGGTGCCACACACTGGATCGTAGTTGCGTGGACAAGCGCAGAGCTTTGCATCGTGCACTGCCACTTTCTCCTCCGCTTGCTCCTGCGCCAGGCTCAGGcccagcagcaggcacaaGGCCAGCAATAGACTGAAGAATTTCATGTTTTCTTTCAATTTGGTAGGTTAATCCACAGTCGTGTTGAAAATGTTACTAACATGCATTGTCGAACTAGCTTGATGTGTGTTCTTTTATCTTATCACACGGCATTTccacttctctctctcttacgctCTTGCTCGCTCTTTAGCGTAACTtgtcataaaatatttaatttatgttctCTGTGTTTACTTTACGTTTGTTATTCAAAACATTGATCTATTGCtaaaaagctgcttgctacaAAGCTCGCTAATAAGCTTTCAGCGctatcgctctctcgctcgcacactcttcgtgtttatatacaaaagtaatattaaattataattatttatttttgtatttcaaataatttttttgttcagccaagcaatcaaaatattcaatttctgtctgtaatttgaattttttaaattatacttcacttaataatataatatatatattaaaaaaaaaaaaaaaaattgaattaatatttttttaatactgttttatatattataattttaattttgttcgCTTCAATCCGCAGCTGCTATTTCTAAGCACTTCCAGTTTATGTCCCAGCTGCTCCATATTACGTTGATTGCATTTAAAGAAGCAAAGATTGGGATAAGTAACTAAATCAGTGCCACACACGGGTTCATAGCTGAGTGCACAAGCGCAGCTTTCAATAGGAATTGGCCCTTGTTGACTTCTCGTTCCACTCACCATTGAAATGCCCAATAGCaggcaaaacaacaaactacaaagttgcatattttatttaatttttgtttaatttataacagtGCGTATCAGGTGCGTTATTGCC
Proteins encoded in this region:
- the LOC117134785 gene encoding trypsin inhibitor ClTI-1, with product MKFFSLLLALCLLLGLSLAQEQAEEKVAVHDAKLCACPRNYDPVCGTDLHSYPNLCTFNCNQRNMERKGRTLELLRSGNCD